A single window of Archangium gephyra DNA harbors:
- the grpE gene encoding nucleotide exchange factor GrpE, translated as MAGSNRDEKGSFQTDISQDVIDAALKSVERHVQPPALEEEGEEFPENVTTLEMEIPEGGVTMEVAIPEGCVAEPELPAVAAGDGGLRAALHEAHRELKDMRRSRDEARELLEQSRRELEEARQQLEFSQSKSRETMDRLKDTHERALRATADLENYRKRAQKEKEEVQKFGTERLLKDFLPVVDNLDRALEAAQKSADFESLRTGVEMTRKLFDSTFGKHGVKSFSAAGQPFDPRLHEAMQQVESAAVPSGHVLYEAVRGYLLNERLMRPALVVVARAPAAPPPAAEATSSDTTPEGGPTGGNTTEPTGTTPSGSQ; from the coding sequence GTGGCCGGCTCCAACCGAGACGAGAAGGGCAGCTTCCAGACAGACATCTCGCAGGACGTCATCGACGCGGCGCTCAAGAGCGTCGAGCGTCACGTCCAGCCTCCAGCCCTGGAGGAGGAGGGAGAAGAGTTCCCCGAGAATGTCACCACCTTGGAGATGGAGATCCCCGAGGGTGGGGTCACCATGGAGGTGGCGATCCCCGAGGGCTGTGTCGCGGAGCCCGAGCTCCCCGCGGTCGCCGCTGGCGATGGGGGGCTCCGGGCCGCGTTGCACGAGGCCCATCGCGAGCTGAAGGACATGCGCCGCTCGCGGGACGAGGCGCGCGAGCTGCTCGAGCAGAGCCGCCGCGAGCTGGAGGAGGCGCGCCAGCAGCTCGAGTTCAGCCAGTCCAAGAGCCGCGAGACGATGGACCGTCTCAAGGACACCCACGAGCGTGCCCTGCGCGCCACGGCGGACCTGGAGAACTACCGCAAGCGCGCCCAGAAGGAGAAGGAGGAGGTCCAGAAGTTCGGTACCGAACGCCTCCTCAAGGACTTCCTCCCGGTGGTGGACAACCTGGACCGCGCGCTGGAGGCGGCCCAGAAGTCCGCGGACTTCGAGAGCCTGCGCACCGGTGTGGAGATGACGCGCAAGCTCTTCGACAGCACGTTCGGCAAGCACGGCGTGAAGAGCTTCTCCGCCGCCGGCCAGCCGTTCGATCCACGCCTGCACGAGGCCATGCAGCAGGTGGAGAGCGCCGCGGTGCCCTCGGGGCATGTGCTCTACGAGGCCGTGCGCGGCTACCTGCTCAACGAGCGGCTCATGCGGCCCGCGCTGGTGGTGGTGGCGCGTGCGCCGGCCGCCCCGCCGCCCGCGGCCGAGGCAACTTCTTCAGACACGACGCCGGAGGGTGGACCCACGGGGGGGAACACCACCGAGCCAACCGGAACCACTCCTTCGGGGAGCCAGTAG
- a CDS encoding DUF4476 domain-containing protein, with protein MRAVLIAAAALLAVPALAQNNKVKPPPEAPPAAQAQAESLRPPPGTPAPAPASNPTGPFVPGPVGATPVVVDRDTLMRQLAAINEKLAQATGLARRDKQLQKLLEDSRADLKEVGRQVANAPPMRSEPSRPPPPPPQPTAQPITENMLRSLLSAIRHEPFADDQLSVLQEAAPTQYFLVAQAQQVLRSFSFSNDRLKAMRLLRPRLLDLENGFKLYESFEHSSDKDELKRILATSTP; from the coding sequence ATGAGAGCAGTCCTGATTGCCGCGGCGGCCCTGCTGGCGGTCCCGGCCCTGGCGCAGAACAACAAGGTCAAGCCACCGCCGGAGGCGCCGCCCGCCGCCCAGGCCCAGGCCGAGTCCCTGCGGCCGCCCCCGGGCACTCCCGCCCCGGCCCCTGCCTCCAACCCGACCGGCCCGTTCGTCCCGGGCCCCGTGGGCGCCACCCCGGTGGTGGTGGACCGCGACACGCTGATGCGGCAACTGGCCGCCATCAACGAGAAGCTCGCCCAGGCCACCGGCCTGGCCCGGCGGGACAAGCAGCTGCAGAAGCTGCTCGAGGACTCGCGCGCGGACCTCAAGGAGGTGGGCCGGCAGGTGGCCAACGCCCCTCCGATGCGCTCGGAGCCCTCGCGGCCCCCTCCCCCGCCGCCGCAGCCCACCGCGCAGCCCATCACCGAGAACATGCTGCGCTCGCTGCTGTCCGCCATCCGCCACGAGCCCTTCGCGGATGACCAGCTGAGCGTGCTGCAGGAGGCCGCGCCCACCCAGTACTTCCTGGTGGCCCAGGCGCAGCAGGTGCTCCGCTCCTTCAGCTTCTCCAATGACCGGCTCAAGGCCATGCGGCTGCTGCGCCCGCGCCTGCTGGACCTGGAGAACGGCTTCAAGCTGTACGAGTCCTTCGAGCACTCCAGCGACAAGGACGAGCTCAAGCGCATCCTGGCGACGTCCACCCCGTAG
- a CDS encoding putative Ig domain-containing protein, translating to MPFARLLGMLAVLTLLGACPKPAPPEPEPLQLPGLEQLETTAGASFQVSLGATGGTPPLRHSLDKLPPGLFFSTGEGLLKGATTVPGPYTFTVQVKDAAGAVATGTYQLLVLPPPSVRTVSLPAATTGQTYAVRLEATGGKGPMRWSLMGGALPSGLSLGEDGQLTGVPQEPGSFFPTVRAQDVYGAQASKVFNLVVHAGTTGGGDGGGGTDGGTDGGGGGGGTDGGGGTDGGGGGTDAGVPPLAFSAGNWNIEWFGDPTQGPTDDALQVENVKTVISRTGADFWGLEELVDPTEFNALKALTGYEGFIANDPIVVSGSTYYSTSEQKVGILYNPDVVSVLDARIILTAYNYEFGTRPPLQVKLRITREGTSLDVVAIVLHMKALSDTDSYTRRQNAAVALKGYLDALPSNTPFIVLGDWNDDVDVSITRAYSGGPFVPTPFQNFLDDPEDYTFLTQPLSLTNVRSTVSNTEFIDHQLVSNELRAGHVSNSTQALRPDTYISQYKDTTSDHYPVFSRFTFNVEPPPPPPVHLTSPNGGEQLASGTVQTLTWTSDGVSSVKLEFSPDNGVSWQVLAPSVPAESGQYTWTVPSVPATTAQALVRVSDASAPAAADQSDTAFTVSWPPPVFINEYLPHEPPVPGGTTRDFAQQFVEVVNGSTTSTVDLGGWLVNDASAYSGTAPRHTFATGTRLAPGRSFVVYSGATAIPSGATNAVAASSGGLFFNKGTNNGGSGDSVYLQNGVKQVVDSHAYTSSTEAVSYNRSPDAARSGGFVLHDVLNPGLGSSPGKRADGSNF from the coding sequence ATGCCGTTCGCCCGCCTGCTGGGGATGCTCGCCGTCCTCACCCTCCTCGGTGCCTGCCCGAAGCCCGCGCCCCCCGAGCCCGAGCCCCTCCAGTTGCCCGGGTTGGAGCAGCTGGAGACCACCGCGGGCGCGTCCTTCCAGGTGAGCCTCGGTGCCACGGGAGGCACCCCGCCGCTGCGGCACTCCCTGGACAAGCTGCCGCCCGGCCTCTTCTTCTCCACGGGCGAGGGTCTGCTCAAGGGCGCCACCACGGTGCCGGGCCCGTACACCTTCACGGTGCAGGTGAAGGACGCGGCGGGCGCCGTGGCGACGGGCACCTACCAGCTGCTCGTCCTCCCCCCTCCGTCCGTCCGCACCGTCTCGCTGCCCGCCGCCACGACAGGGCAGACGTACGCCGTGCGGCTCGAGGCCACCGGAGGCAAGGGCCCCATGCGCTGGTCGCTGATGGGTGGGGCGCTGCCCTCGGGCCTGTCGCTGGGCGAGGACGGCCAGCTCACGGGGGTGCCGCAGGAGCCGGGCTCCTTCTTCCCCACCGTGCGCGCGCAGGACGTCTACGGCGCCCAGGCCTCGAAGGTGTTCAACCTGGTGGTCCACGCGGGCACGACCGGCGGCGGTGACGGGGGGGGCGGAACGGATGGTGGAACCGACGGCGGGGGCGGTGGTGGAGGGACGGATGGGGGCGGCGGCACGGACGGCGGGGGCGGTGGAACGGACGCGGGCGTCCCGCCGCTGGCCTTCAGCGCGGGCAACTGGAACATCGAGTGGTTCGGCGATCCAACCCAAGGCCCCACGGACGACGCCTTGCAGGTGGAGAACGTGAAGACGGTCATCTCCCGGACGGGCGCGGACTTCTGGGGCCTGGAGGAGCTGGTGGACCCCACGGAGTTCAACGCGCTGAAAGCACTGACCGGCTACGAAGGCTTCATCGCCAACGACCCGATCGTCGTGTCCGGCTCGACCTACTACTCCACCAGCGAGCAGAAGGTCGGCATCCTCTACAACCCGGACGTGGTCAGCGTGCTGGACGCGCGAATCATCCTCACCGCCTACAACTACGAATTCGGCACGCGGCCGCCCCTGCAGGTGAAGCTGCGCATCACGCGCGAGGGGACGAGCCTGGACGTGGTGGCCATCGTGCTGCACATGAAGGCGCTCAGCGACACGGACTCCTACACCCGCCGCCAGAACGCCGCGGTGGCGCTCAAGGGCTACCTGGATGCCCTGCCCTCGAACACGCCCTTCATCGTGCTCGGCGACTGGAACGATGACGTGGACGTCTCCATCACCCGGGCCTACTCGGGCGGCCCCTTCGTGCCCACGCCGTTCCAGAACTTCCTGGATGACCCGGAGGACTACACCTTCCTCACCCAGCCGCTGTCCCTCACCAACGTGCGCAGCACGGTGAGCAACACCGAGTTCATCGACCACCAGCTCGTCAGCAACGAGCTGCGGGCCGGCCACGTGAGCAACTCCACCCAGGCCCTGCGGCCGGACACCTATATCTCCCAGTACAAGGACACCACCTCGGACCACTACCCGGTGTTCAGCCGCTTCACGTTCAACGTGGAGCCCCCGCCGCCCCCACCCGTGCACCTCACCTCGCCCAACGGCGGTGAGCAGCTCGCATCGGGGACCGTGCAGACCCTCACCTGGACGTCGGACGGCGTCAGCTCGGTGAAGCTCGAGTTCTCGCCGGACAACGGCGTGTCGTGGCAGGTGCTGGCCCCGAGTGTCCCAGCGGAGAGCGGGCAGTACACCTGGACGGTGCCCTCCGTCCCGGCGACGACGGCGCAGGCCCTCGTGCGGGTGAGCGATGCCTCGGCTCCGGCGGCGGCCGACCAGAGCGACACGGCGTTCACCGTGTCCTGGCCCCCGCCGGTGTTCATCAACGAGTACCTCCCCCATGAGCCGCCCGTGCCCGGTGGCACCACCCGCGACTTCGCGCAGCAGTTCGTGGAGGTGGTGAACGGCTCCACGACGAGCACGGTGGACCTCGGCGGCTGGCTGGTGAACGACGCCAGCGCCTACAGCGGCACGGCGCCCCGGCACACCTTCGCCACGGGCACGCGGCTCGCTCCGGGCAGGTCCTTCGTCGTCTACTCGGGTGCCACCGCCATTCCCTCGGGAGCGACGAACGCGGTGGCGGCCTCGAGCGGCGGGCTCTTCTTCAACAAGGGCACCAACAACGGCGGCAGTGGCGACAGCGTCTACCTGCAGAACGGGGTGAAGCAGGTGGTGGACAGCCACGCCTACACCTCCTCCACCGAGGCCGTCTCGTACAACCGGAGCCCGGATGCGGCCCGCTCGGGGGGCTTCGTGTTGCATGACGTGCTGAACCCGGGGCTCGGCTCCTCGCCCGGCAAGCGGGCCGATGGGAGCAACTTCTAG
- a CDS encoding DUF1206 domain-containing protein: MVNGLGRKASELKHQGDRLGAKALHHPWMVPLARLGYLAKGVVYAVIGVLALQVAFGSGGKTTDTKGALATLAQGSWSKALLAVVAVGLVGYVLWRVVQAWMDPDGKGTGAKGLLLRGFYLVSAAIHTFLALAAFRLVLGAGGAGTSGDQSAQSWTARLMSQPFGQALVAVVGLVIAGLGVWQAYKAWKEKFRKKLRLDTLRPQQAEWAVRISKLGILARGLVFVMIGGFLVQAALTANPRRARGLDGALETLAAQPHGTVLLAVAAAGLVAYAVYMAVEARYRRFLGA; encoded by the coding sequence ATGGTGAACGGACTCGGCCGGAAGGCCTCGGAGTTGAAGCACCAGGGTGACCGTCTCGGGGCGAAGGCGCTGCACCACCCGTGGATGGTGCCCCTGGCCCGCCTGGGCTACCTGGCCAAGGGCGTGGTGTACGCGGTGATTGGGGTGCTCGCGCTCCAGGTCGCCTTCGGCTCGGGCGGAAAGACGACCGATACGAAGGGCGCGCTGGCCACCCTGGCCCAGGGCTCCTGGAGCAAGGCGCTGCTCGCGGTGGTGGCGGTGGGCCTGGTGGGCTACGTCCTCTGGCGCGTGGTGCAGGCGTGGATGGATCCGGACGGCAAGGGCACCGGGGCGAAGGGACTCCTGCTCCGGGGCTTCTACCTGGTGAGCGCCGCCATCCACACGTTCCTCGCCCTGGCCGCCTTCCGCCTCGTGCTGGGAGCGGGAGGCGCCGGCACGAGTGGAGACCAGAGCGCCCAGTCCTGGACGGCCCGGTTGATGTCACAGCCCTTCGGACAGGCCCTGGTCGCCGTCGTGGGGCTCGTCATCGCCGGCCTGGGCGTGTGGCAGGCGTACAAGGCCTGGAAGGAGAAGTTCCGCAAGAAGCTCCGGCTGGACACGCTGCGTCCCCAGCAGGCCGAGTGGGCGGTGCGGATCTCCAAGCTGGGCATCCTCGCGCGCGGGCTCGTCTTCGTGATGATCGGCGGCTTCCTCGTCCAGGCGGCGCTCACCGCCAATCCCCGGCGGGCCCGGGGCCTGGATGGGGCGCTGGAGACGCTCGCGGCCCAACCCCACGGAACGGTGCTGCTCGCGGTGGCCGCCGCGGGGCTCGTGGCCTACGCCGTCTACATGGCCGTCGAGGCCCGGTACCGGCGCTTTCTGGGTGCCTAG
- a CDS encoding DMT family transporter, whose translation MLRSRLCLLAAAVLWSTAGAAVKLSSLSAWQIASGRSLVAALVLALAFPAGRKLPSRRGLAAALAYAVTVVSFIIANKLTTSANAIFLQDTAPLYVLLLSPLLLRERPSRGELAAVPVFLLGLSLFFLDQLAPGQFWGNVIALGSGVAFAMAILGLRAVGEEGSSVLVWGNLIAGFSVLVPALGGPSPTTLDVGLILFLGVFQLGLAYTLFHRGLRETPAVEASLLILLEPVLNPVWTFLLAGERPGPWALVGGAIILLATAWRTLLGSGGSAETPAREPQG comes from the coding sequence ATGCTCCGCTCCCGCCTCTGCCTGCTCGCCGCCGCCGTGCTCTGGTCCACCGCCGGCGCCGCCGTGAAGCTCTCCTCCCTGTCGGCCTGGCAGATCGCCTCCGGCCGCTCGCTCGTCGCGGCCCTGGTGCTCGCGCTCGCCTTCCCCGCCGGCCGCAAGCTGCCCTCCCGGCGCGGGCTCGCGGCGGCCCTGGCCTACGCCGTCACGGTGGTGTCGTTCATCATCGCCAACAAGCTCACCACCTCCGCCAACGCCATCTTCCTGCAGGACACCGCGCCGCTCTACGTGCTGCTCCTGTCCCCGCTCTTGCTGCGCGAGCGCCCTTCTCGCGGGGAGCTGGCCGCCGTGCCCGTGTTCCTGCTCGGCCTGAGTCTCTTCTTCCTGGATCAGCTCGCGCCGGGGCAGTTCTGGGGCAATGTGATTGCCCTGGGCTCCGGTGTCGCGTTCGCGATGGCCATCCTCGGGCTGCGCGCGGTGGGCGAGGAGGGCTCGTCCGTGCTCGTGTGGGGCAACCTCATCGCGGGCTTCAGCGTCCTGGTACCCGCGCTCGGCGGTCCCTCACCCACGACCCTGGATGTCGGGCTGATCCTGTTCCTCGGCGTGTTCCAGCTCGGGCTCGCGTACACCCTGTTTCACCGCGGCCTGCGCGAGACGCCCGCGGTGGAGGCCTCGCTGCTCATCCTGCTCGAGCCGGTGCTCAACCCCGTGTGGACCTTCCTCTTGGCCGGGGAACGGCCCGGACCGTGGGCCCTGGTGGGCGGCGCCATCATCCTCCTGGCCACCGCGTGGCGCACACTGCTGGGCTCCGGGGGCTCGGCGGAGACTCCAGCGCGAGAGCCCCAGGGCTGA